A region of the Siniperca chuatsi isolate FFG_IHB_CAS linkage group LG23, ASM2008510v1, whole genome shotgun sequence genome:
ccaaaatgacaaacaattcaAAAGCATGAACAACATTTAGCTCTCTGAAGAATTACTTCAACTTGGTATTGGTGAAAATTATCTCAAAAGTACAGAGCATATATTTTTGTCATGCAGCCTGCTACATGTGTTGAGATATACACAAATGGATACAGATGTCTGGTTCCCTGGCACATCTGGTTTTCCAAATCTTTTCACTCACAATGCCGATGACGAGCTGGAACAGTTCTTTTAGTTTCAGAGGTATTGTCTCTTGTAGGAGTCCATACGGGACTGAGCTGTAGCCGAGGTTAAAAGAGAGGCCGAGTCCTTTCAAGGTGGTCCAGACCTCCTTGTTGGTGCTGTTGTGTCTCATCGTCGTTACGATAAATCATTGGACAGACTTCAGCAGTGACAAAACAACTCCATGAAACCAGCGCTCTCACAGGGAGTCTGCCGACAGACGAGCCACCGGACGTCTCGAATGCTCGGAGAGGTTTTTACTCTTTAATAGTTTATCACTTCTGTACCTTCACCATCAcgtacatttttatatttaatgaacCCACCATATTTATAATCGTTTAATTTTGCTAGTAAAATCACCAGTTTATCTTTGAGTGCTGGTATTGTGCAATTATGTCACTATAAGTGAATTTGTATTAGGGGTCATATCTGTCTTTGCCCCGTCTCTTGTGCCACTGCGAGAGATCTCCGACCCAGAGAGCACCAGATGGCAGCACTTCCATTTTACCAAAGGCAGCCTGACCCCCCCAGCTCTAAAGCTCCCAAAGTCTGCTTTTAAACAGCAGTTCCTTTTTAGTTACCTCCCTGATTGCTCCCCAGAGCAACTAGGGAGATAAGATTTATAATCATTATGCATTACACCTAGGTCACCACATCTTTTGTTACAGATGGACAAACCCAGTGTTAGCTGTGAATTTGTTTAACAAGTACATTAATAGGATATCTGTCACTCTCTGCAACTCTTTGTTTCTGCATGATTAAGTTTTGCCCCAGAAGCAAAGTTATGATTTCctattgtttgtgttgtgtttacaggatGAGAGCTCTTTGAAGAGGTAGGTGGCTCTTAAAAGAGCCGTTGGGGGGGGCagggcaggtgtgtgtgtttgtgtgtttctaagCCCTCTCTCCGCGGATGCGCCGGGCCAGCTGGATGTCTTTGGGCATGATGGTGACCCTCTTGGCGTGGATGGCGCACAGGTTGGTGTCCTCGAAGAGTCCGACCAGGTAGGCCTCGCTGGCCTCCTGCAGCGCCATGACGGCGGAGCTCTGGAAGCGCAGGTCGGTCTTGAAGTCCTGCGCGATCTCGCGGACCAGGCGCTGGAAGGGCAGCTTGCGGATCAGCAGCTCGGTGGACTTCTGGTAGCGGCGGATCTCCCGCAGAGCCACGGTGCCGGGCCTGTAGCGGTGGGGCTTCTTCACGCCGCCGGTGGCCGGGGCGCTCTTGCGGGCCGCTTTGGTGGCCAGCTGCTTCCTGGGAGCCTTGCCTCCGGTGGACTTACGGGCGGTCTGCTTGGTTCGGGCCATTGTTGGCGACTAGCTGCTTGATTTTCAACTCAACGAGTACTCGCTCCGAACGCGCTCTGCCCGCCTTATATAGCGAGAGCCGGGGCGCGGGCAACGCTGATTGGTCCAATGGATGCATGTGATACAGCAGCGCCAAAGCACATTTCCTGTGGGCGGGCACTACAAATAACATGTTCACTGATAAAACatgactttatttaatttatattaaatatagaGGGAAATATTCTTACTAATCAGGgaacatgaaatataaatatatacaattatCGCAATAAAAAACATTGGTTTCCACAGGGCTGCCAGTTACACgttttgtatataaatatttatgtgtgtgtgtataaaattttagaaaatacatgtatacttttttatattaaaCTGTGGTTCAAGCTTTTTATTGATGTGAGACTGCTCcagaatatttactgtatgattTGGAAAGAATTAAAATAAGGCATCATTTACACATGTATTTATACAACTCCGTAATGTTACTTTAAAAGATCTTTATTAAGATTCGACAAGTTAAATACAAAGTTTACAAAATCCTTAACGTTACTACAGCTCTCCACTGAACTAGATTTACTTCAGATatctgcagtttgtttgttttttgttaaattaattaatagttAAGGCACGTCCATTCATTTCTCTTTATGTCATTTGTATACCTATATGCACTGCTACTGTCTGGTTAGATGTATTTTAGTTGTTGTAGTTATATTaagacatttttgtaaataaatgtataaactgTACTGCGAgttgtttggtacagacatttccTGTGGCTTTGTCATTAAGTCTGCTTGGAGTTGTGGTAAGTCTGTCGAtgactgcagtgtttgtgtcctTTTCTTACTGTCCATAAGAACAAGGTACAGCACCCTGTGTACAAACATACACCTGTACCACCTCagtcccactaaaaccagtaTAATATTGTTCCCCATAAGTAGGCCAACATACACAGTCACATACATAGAGGTCTACTGCATGCACCACATAGTTATATCTTGTTATTGTCTCCTGTGTAGGTGAGTTCatgatcattttgaaataaCTCAGCAGATTTATAAAATGCTAGAGAACTCATTACCCCGTATTACCTTCATATTGTACCCCATTATAACAGAATAGTCACCTGTTATAACGTAATATagttataatataaatataatatattatgtAGATACCTACAGTACAAATTCAGTTCCTGCAGATTTATCTGTGTGACCTGTAAGAAAATACCATTTAAGTTGCATTAAATACTGCCGACCTGTCACAACaaatcaagcctgttgcaagaaatcttggcgTCCTGtttgatttatgttttgagcaacgtGTCACTAAGCTCGTCCAATCGTGTTTCCATCTCCTCAGAaacaaaaatccgatctattttaaatcttagtgatgcagaaactgttgttcatgcttttatctcctcacgcctcgattactgtaacagcctgttcactcgtcttaatctaaaaacacctggttcagccgctttacatcggctccctgttggttgcAGGATCgactttaagatcttattgattacttttaaggctcttcatggccccagattatattttagaccttgtaatcccttatgaaccttcacatagtctgagatcttcgggcaggggtctcctgtctgttcctgagtccaggatggaaactaagggggacagagctttggccatcagggccccgaggctctggaacaacctgcccgaagacatcaggctgtctgagtcagagtcttcgtttaagtctcgtctcaaaacacatttttatctgaaagcagatcctgattttacctgaactggctgtttattggttttatgtatttcatatttcatcattcactgtggtgttttatttatcttgttgtgaagctctttgtactttgttttgacaagtgctctatgaataaagttttattattatagatgAGTGCAGTAACATGTATAGGCAGGCACAGGTTTGCATTGCTTTCTATTAAAGATGTTTAAATTATCACCATAAAGTTTACATTAGCATAAGGAATAATCTGAACAAGGCAATATtgaaaaatatactttattacaaaataaaatttacagCAAACAggaaattcctgtttaacaTATGGAGCCATTTGTGATCACCTGGGCAGGTTAGGAATCATTATCAGGGTCAGAACAATCTGAGAAATCCCTGAATAtaacataatacacacacatatagcacAATAAGACAAGTGTATTGAGGAAAAGAGCTCTTTGGCTTTGGGTTGGGTGGCTCTTAAAAGAGCCGTTGGTGCTTGTTATGGGGTTTGGAGAGTTCACTTCTTGGCGGCTTTCTTGGCTGCTGGCTTCTTGGCTTTTGCAGCTTTGGCTTTAACAAGCTTCTTGGCAGCTTTCTTGGGAgtagccgccgccgccgccttcTTGGGTGTAAGCGCCTTCTTGGCGGCCTTCTTCTTCGGGCTCTTGGTGAGCTTCTTGAcggactgtttcttggctgcGGCAGCGGGCTTCTTCGCCTTCTTGGGGGTTGCCTTGGCGGCCTTGGGCTTCTTGGCGGCCGCTGGCTTCTTAGCGGAGGCGGAGGCCTTCTTGGCTGCCGGCTTCGCGGCTTTCACGGCGGCCTTCTTAGCCTCCTTCTTGGGCTTGTCAGCGGGTTTGCACGCCTTGAAGGAGCCGGATGCCCCGGTGCCCTTGGTCTGCACCAGGGATCCCTTCACCACCAGGCTCTTGACGGCGCGCTTAATGTGGATGCCGTTGTGGTCCACGTCGTAGCCTTCGGCGGCCAGCGCCTTCTTCAGGGCCACGTAAGACAGGCCTTTGCGGTCCTTGGAGGCGGACACGGCCTTCAAGATGAGCTCGCTCGCGCCGGGACCTGACTTCTTGCTCGGcttggcggcggcggcggctttCTTCTTCGGCGCTTTTGCCGGAGGGGCCGGCGCGGCGGGCGCAGCTGGAGCTTCTTCTGCCATCGTGCTGTCGGGTAGCTTCCCTGGACGAGTGCGAGGAGACTGATGGAGAACTCCCAGCCGAGAGAGGCACTTAAACACACCATGAGAACCGTGGAGACTCAACCCGGCCGGCCGCGCGCCGCTGCAGCGGGACGACGCGGAcacttgtgttttctctttacCTAGAAACgtacaaaacacacacctggAGGAAGCTCGGAGCTCCAACGTGCGATCCGACCCTAGCGGAGCAGTGTCGCTTCACGTGTAAGCCGAAGAAACCTTTGAAGCTTTTGGCGTTTTGACTGGGAAGCTTTCAAACCGCTGCCAACGACTGCCGTGCGAGCCGTTTCTCAGAGGCTTTtccctctcatttctctcctaAATGCTTTCAGAGACATCGGAAAGCCACTAAAACCACTGAGATGCTGAGGGGACACGTTTGTTCAGAGGCTCAAAGTGGAAACAGTCCGCTCTTGCTCTTTATTCGGTGTCAAACAGAGGTTACTCTGGCACCTGCAAACACACTCAGAAGGTACTCGGGACTCCGCAGCTGCCATGACAGACAGTCACTGTGCACAGCATTTGTTTTAGTCTGCTTTACGTTTCACTCATACTTCAGACAATCCAAAACTATTTCTCAGTCGTCGAAGCGAGtgcacataaaatacacattttatcTGACTTATTTTTCACTTTGGGAAGATCTGTTCAACTGTTGCACTCAAAGCAAACCAGGTGAGCTGCTCATGTGGCCCAAAGCCTGTATTACAGTAAGTTGGACTGAATTACACCAtttcattaacaaaaaaaattaaatacttgAGATGATCATACATCAAGTGTCTGTGTATTGCTTTATTCTTCatcatacatttattatttgtagTAGCAGAAAATAGTGGTGGTGTCTTTAGTAAACATAAGATGGGTTTGAAATGCATGTTGGCAAGACAATAAATCCAACTTCAAggttgaaataaatgttttgtttcagaaAAGCCTGGCACTTCTCTATTACACATGATTATTGAAGGCAGAGTggtatatatgtttttaatattttgtctgcAGACTGCGCCTTTCACTcttaagaagaagaaatatcAAGTCACTGTCTCTGAAATGAAGTGAGTCACATCAGCTACGACAGTTTTCTGTCACAAAAGTTAGAGAATTTATTTGCCCAGCTGGTTCTGAGATGGTTTTAATCTTAAATGAGttggactactgtaatgctctcTGATTCAGCAGCCAACATAAGTCTAATAAAAAGTCTAATAATCTAGGGTTAAAGTACCTAATGGTTTGGCTCCCTGGTGCATTGCTGACCCGCTCGCTGACTACAGTCCAATCAGACCGCTCATGTGGTCTCAGGTGAGGATTACCTGTAATAAAATAAGACCCGGGTGTGGTAAAGGTGCTTTTAGTTACTGGGTCTTGTTCTCTACAGCTGATGCTTTTCAACCTTTTTAGCTTGTGACTCCACTTTACATTAAGCAATATCTACTTGTGACTATTCATCACAGGTTATTGATTTGCAAATATTGCACACCAAAtaagttgtttatttaatttgttaataTGAATACATGGTagatctttttttattgtcattgtattcagaaaaatgaaaaactgtctAGCAACTCTTTGTGcagcataaataaaaacaagtctGCTTTCAtgctttcctcctcttttcgGTTTATTTAAAAGTGTCACTAGTGTCCAGTGACTCTCAGcagcaaataacaaataacagactcgtgtttttatatttggtcGATCATATGCCTCGTTTACGAGAAATGAAGTTCAACTGCACTTTTCTTTTATGAGCTCAGAAATATTTGATATATAACACAGTAAGGGCTCTCTGGTCTTTCTTTTGTGTGCTGTATCTGTAAAAGGCTAAATATTGCTGTGCGTGtgcatttttcatgtaaatgcaattttctaaagGTTGAAAAGGTTTAAAAGAAATCAATCTAGTCATGCGGTTGATTCTGTGATGTCTCAAATAGTCTCCACTAGTGTGGCAGATGTTGTGGAGAATCAAGCAGCAGGACTGTGTGGCTAAAGCTCGGATAGCTTACTCAATGGGGCACAAAGACGTTAGAAATAAGTAAATTATCAGGTAGGAAAGAGATAAATAACTctctaaaataataaatacaagcTATAAGCTACAAAGCTACATATAATACCTGGGCAATATACATGATTTGTGCATAAAACAGCACTTAGCAAATTTAGATGCTTCTTGAAACTTGAAAATGCACCAAAAGAAATACAGATGTTGCATTCTGTTGTGAATTTTCAAACAACTTTTTTGAGAGCGTGTtagtttcaaatgtttttgtgcaCTGGCTCCATGTGATATTTATATCACTGatcaaatattaataattggaGAATTTCTAAACATATAAATACCAGAGGGcagtgataaaataataaatacaaaataatatcaaTTAAAATATACTGAAAACTGGCAAACAATAGTTTGGCAAGTCTGGGATAGTTTCGCGACCCCCTTAGGGGTGGGTGGATCGATCCCCAAAGTGTCGATACTAGCATCAATAAGACCGATCCATCACGTTAGATCACATCCCGGGCACAAAGGTTACGGTTAGAATTGTTATTTACCATTAAAAGCTGTCTGGTCTTTAAACATGTATGTGATTAACTAACTAGCAGAGaatagtaaaaagaaatgctTCACGTTTGGCAAATTATTTGTTggtaatttaaaaatactcagaAGTAGCCTATTAATTAAACACTGTAaagctcttttcattttaacaacagATATATTTCTATGTTAGATTCTAATTTGATTtgatatctgtctgtctctctgtccctcctctccagccacAGTCCTGATTCCCCAGAAACCCTTCATTGATATTTtccatccaccagatgccctcagactttcccCCTCACCTGACGGTCCCACccatctacacacctgttcccacttccctCATCTGCTCCGCAGTTGCCTGGCTTTCCCCCGTCCATGTCCTCACCTGCAtctcattccctcatcagccTCTCAGTTCATATACCGGCCCAGTTCCATTCATTCCCTGCCAGACCAGCACGGTTGTTATGTAGCCGACCCTATGAGcctagaatcagaaatactttattgatccctgaggggaaactcttttgctttttaaaaaaaaaataaatctgtttaataaattaagtttcaacaagttaaatacaaagtttacaaaaaccaaaatacaGCATAAATACATCAATACAATTCatacatgaatattaaacatGATACAAAGTGGTAAAAGTGTTAGCTAATATTAAAGGCCAAGCAATAAAGTGCACAAAGAGCTAAGatattaaaagtccagtgtgttccagggctacagcagctcactgtcacgtcagtgacGGGAAGTTCGGCTCTTTTcagagagccggctctttcgaCTCCTGAACGGCTcttaatttaggattttttgtAGGCCTTTATTTTACTATAACTTTGCAAAAATCAATGGTTTGTGTGTTGAAAACCCTTTCATGTGCAGTGTTTTAATGAGAATCCTTATAATTGCCTAATTTTGTGAATTTATTctgtaaccctaaccctaacagTGGAGCGCCGCTCCACTTCTCAGCacccccctctctgtttttacataatGGTATGAtccctcacgccttgattattgtaacagcccgttcactcgtcttaatctaaaaactctgacagactgcagactgtacaggactcagctgctcggctgtaaaccaggaccgagagctgcgaccacatcacacctggttcagcctctttacatcggctccctgttggttttaggatcgactttaagatcttgttgattacttttaaggctcttcatggccccagattatattttagaccttgtaatcccttatgaaccttcacgtagtctgagatcttcgggcaggggtctcctgtctgttcctgagtccaggatggaaactaagggggacagaacttttgccatcagggccccgaggatctggaacaacctgcccgaagacatcaggctgtctgagtcagcgtcttcgtttaagtctcgtctcaaaacacatttttatcagaaagcagatcctgattttacctgaactggctgtttattttactgtttattttattgtttttctgtatttcatgtgttttatttctttatatttcgtcattcactttgtactttgttttgataagtgctctataaataaagttttattattattattatcccatATCCTCACATCTGATTGGCCGCGATGCCATTGCTGACgaatcaaaacaaagttctgcctTGAGCAGAGCTCAGGCTGAACACTGAGGTGAGCAGCGAGCCGGCTCTTCTGATTCACTACAAAGCATCGGCTCCCGG
Encoded here:
- the LOC122871450 gene encoding histone H3 — encoded protein: MARTKQTARKSTGGKAPRKQLATKAARKSAPATGGVKKPHRYRPGTVALREIRRYQKSTELLIRKLPFQRLVREIAQDFKTDLRFQSSAVMALQEASEAYLVGLFEDTNLCAIHAKRVTIMPKDIQLARRIRGERA
- the LOC122871496 gene encoding histone H1-like; the protein is MAEEAPAAPAAPAPPAKAPKKKAAAAAKPSKKSGPGASELILKAVSASKDRKGLSYVALKKALAAEGYDVDHNGIHIKRAVKSLVVKGSLVQTKGTGASGSFKACKPADKPKKEAKKAAVKAAKPAAKKASASAKKPAAAKKPKAAKATPKKAKKPAAAAKKQSVKKLTKSPKKKAAKKALTPKKAAAAATPKKAAKKLVKAKAAKAKKPAAKKAAKK